Genomic segment of Scomber scombrus chromosome 18, fScoSco1.1, whole genome shotgun sequence:
aaaaggcatagaaaaacacacaaacacacaaaatgcatGTATGATTCAGAGTTTGTACTGGTTATACCACTAATTTTATTGTCACATTCCCACATGGGTGACCATAAGAAACATGTAGGGAAACAACAACGCCTCATTACAGTCTTTCTTCTAGTTGGACATTGTGGTATCCCTGATGAGTACACCCACAAAAAACTCAGAATACCTCGGACGTATACAGTACCAGCCAAAAGTTCGGACATACTTTCTCATACAAtggaatgggaaggtgtgttcAAATTTTTGTCTTGTACAGCATGTCAGTGTTCACTGCAGAGATCAATAaggaaaaaatgttatttctatgCCATGATTGTTTTACCATTGTTAAATCTAATAAATGTTGCTAACATCAAACACCACAGCTGCGTCACATTTGAATCATTCCCACAACTTCCACGTATCACGGATAATAAAATGCCTTCCAGTTCCAAAGTATGTGTCTCTGCAAAGGTGTCGGGGTCGAGTGGCGCCACCCTTATGCAATCCTACACAGTTCATAACTGTACTGTGACACACTACATGATTATCATTGCTGGAGAACGTGTTAAAATGATTTTGCATTGTCACTGTCAGACTGTAAGTATCAAGTGGGACTGcacatgtttttgcttttaatgtgtctttaaaaCAGCCACAGGCACATTTTGGAGACACATTGGTTTCAATGGACAGCAACAATATGCTGAGAAAATAAACCACTTCTTCATGTCATTTCTGTCCAATGCGGacactgtctttattttctctctttctcagtcaCTCAATagacaaaagaagacaggcctaaacaaatacacaataacaGTGCCACAGGGAAATTCTTTTGACGTGGATAGCTGCCCAAATTCCTCACTTTCCCCTAAAAAACAATCTTAGCAACACAACCTAGAATAGTTTTTGGGTTGTACGGCCAAACTGGCAGCCATGTAGACTTTAAGCAGATGGGGTCTTTCAGTGTCCCAACTGCACCTCCTACAAATTTAACTTCTTTAGACAGGAAGTTGCCCTCTAGTGGCCCTTGCTTGTTTTAACTGCAGAGTGTCACCACCTGCATGCTGTCTACAGTTTGTttccatactgtatattcaaacAGCAGTAAATACTCAAGAAACTTTGTCTCCTTGGGAAGTATTTATTGTGAACCGATTGGCCTTCAGGAGAAGAGATTTACTTACTGGGAAACTCAGTGAATCACCTGTGGCTTATTAGAATCAGCATGCCGTCAGTGGTGCCAGGGTCACAGCTTggagaacagctgactgaaatGCTTGGGTGATTCATGTGCATCCATTGCCCATACCCAGACATAATGTCTATTGGTAAACAAACCTGGCGCCTTTTACTCAGGCACACTGTTGTCACATGAGAATGTATGGGTGGTGGCCTGTTCAGTTACTTAACTATTCAATAAGGAGGGTGCAGATCTTTCATAAGCAAAGACCGAACTTGGCAACTTTTCAGATTTTGTTCCCACTCACTATTTCCTGTCATGAAATGAGTAAGTAATCACTGCTTGCTTGGAAATCTACTGTGGTGCAAGGCTTGggatgtttttaataatttgacACTTACTGTCCTTTTCCCAACTGATTTCATCAGCCAGTTTGTCTCCACACGCAGCTGTTCGGCAGATGTCAGAACAATATCGGAAAAAGGAATAACACTGTTTATCAAAACACAGCCCAGAGGGTTGCTACATACATTAAATACCAATACTGTAACATACAAGGAAAcgtctggcttttttttttctttacgtCATGAAGTTACTGTAGCCTAcactttataaaaatatattatgtcatatttcacattttttacaatTGGAAggcaattaaaaacacaataaccaTAAATACCTATACAACtaactcatttttaaaagaacttgttttcttgatattttatttttacaaaacctttattgaaaaaaagagtgttATCATATAAAACACTGGCTCCATTTAGGAGTTTGGTATTTTAAATCCTGTTCCAAAAAGCaataaacatactgtaatacAAAAAACAAGTGACTCTTACAAAAGGGTTGGTCTTATGTAGGCATTTTTCCATGATTGGAGTAGCATGGCCACAGTATTCCAAAGCTACAAACAACCAGGCTTCATAGCAGCCTAGTGTAAAATCTTGGCACTGACACTTGCATCACACAAACAGTGTTTGGTCTCACTATATTATAGTAATGGCTTTAAACCTTTTCCATAACGCATGGTGATATTGCAGCCTTGTGCATCTAACACTAAACTTGTACTGCTGGGAAGACTTGACTGACACAAGGCTTGTCAATAGAAAAGGAACACTACAACTGGTTAAGGTGGTGCTGGATGCAGGTAGCGTTGGCAACTGGTATCTACTCCCCTAGATAGGAAGCATCATGGAAGATACCACCAGAGGGCAGTCAACTACAAGGCAGATGAAACCATAGTGGAGAACTGAGTGCCTTGTTTAATAGCCATAAAGAGCCACAGAGAAACTGAAAAGTTGAAGCTATAAAAACTGAACTGTTTATGCACCGaatgaatattttctttcagGATACCTTAGATATGGACTGGATAAAAAGCCCACCTGCTGTACTCATCAGTTCCTGAACAGCAGCTGGTGTAGCACTGGtatcaaaatacacacattgaacatatataaacacatggTCAAATGCAAAGTTACAGCAACATAAGACTGTTACTGACTCTGGAGAAAAAGCAGACACAGAACATGACTGACAGGACACTGCCTTCAGGAAGGTGATCCTCTCACTGCATTAAAAAGTCACTGCTTTAGGCGCTGCCATTGAATTATGTTGTTTCACTTTATTGCATTTATGTTGTAATGACGTCATTACAATATGAAAGTCACTGCTTTAGTTTGCCAGGGCATTCCATTGCCTTTGCATTATGTTGGTACTTGATGTCACTGTATTTTGATGCCCCAGAATTAGGATGCCAAAGTATTAATGGAGTCAGTGTCTTTGCAGAGGAGTGGCCAGAAAAAGAGCTAAGCCAAATCTGGGATCTGATTTGCAACAGAACTCATTATCATTCAGTAATTTTCCAAAGCTCAAATCCCTAAGAAAGGATGAACAGGAAGACAACAGAGGTCAATGATCTGCTTTAGGAGTTGAGGAGAACGAGACATGAAAACGACTGTAGCCTAATACAGTTTGTGTTGGTGTGATGTTTCAAGTTTGACAGTGATAGCCCGGACAAAACAAATTGTCAGCTGCAAcatcacgtttttttttttttacacaccttagtacacaaaaacacatgttctCCAGCTTGCAGGATTCTTTAAGGCACAGTGGTGTTTAAGTTTCCAAGAAAGATTGCAACAGCTTGTCATCTAATCcctaatatatacatttttgcaatAAATGTCACTATTTCTGTGTTTAAATCCATACAGAGGGTTTGCCCTCTCCtgatttgctgctgctgctgttgctgctgctgcctcctccaCTGCTGCCTCCTTTACCATGCTTGAGTCTATGCTTGCGCTCCTTCTGAGTCTGCGCCTGTGGCTGTGGTTGAGCCTGGATGATGTTACTTTGGGGCTTATCGTCCTGGTTGTCCCCAAGCTGCTCCTCTGCCCGGTGCTGCTGACTATAGGCCTGAATGGCAGCCTCTAGTTGCTCATGAGCTTGCTGGATCATGTCTTTGTTCAGAGCCACACGGGCCTCCCCTCCAGTTGGGAAATTATCCTCATTGCTAccaaactgctgctgctcctcttgtGCAATGTTTGCCCGGTTCTGCTTGCATGCCATCTTTGCGTTGCTAAGGTCTGTGTAGGGCATCTGCTCTGGTTTTACTACAATGTTGTAGCCTGGTGGAGCAGATGGGGTGTTCCACGAAAAAGGGTATCCAACATAATCGGCAGCCCCGTCTCCACCTACTCCTCCCTCAGAACCTGCTTCCTGCCCTGTCCCCCCTACTGAGCCCTCGACACCCCCGGTGGTTCCCAGCAAGCCCAACTGGTACTCGTCCTCTTGCGGTGGGCAGCGCCGACGGCGAAGAATGTCACAGATGGTACCAATCCCCAAATGGAGCATCTCCCAAATATTGAGTGTGAGGCAGAGGACAGTGACACCATACATGATGCGTAGGAAGATGGTCTTCTCAGTAGGCCGGGACACAAAGCAGTCAACGCTGTGGGGACAAGGTTTACCCGAGCACACGAACACTGGCATCACACGAAACCCATACAGCAAATACTGGCCTGCAAGGAACCCTGCTTCCAGGACTGTGCGAATCACCAGCTGCAAGACGTAGACCCGCATCAGCCCCTCATCTTGGATACGTTTGCGGCCGTCATGGCGGACTTTGGGTCTGGGTGCGGGTTGCAGTGGATCCCGTGGCCTTTTTGGAAGATCCATTTCTGGCACCTCATAGATCATGGGATCATCCTCCTGGTCCTCCTCGGCCTCTTCAATGCCCCGGTGCTGGCGCGCTCCAAAGCAGATTTTCCTGGGCTTCCTGTGTGTGTAGCCACCTCCTCCTGTTCTAACAGCAGCAGAACCAGCTCCTCCTTTGGCTTCATCTAATCGTGCAATCTTGTTGACAGCATATCCCATGTACATGAGAGAAGGCATTGCCACCAAGATGATCTGGAAGACCCAGAAGCGGACATGAGATAGAGGGGCGAAGGCATCGTAGCAGACATTCTCGCAACCTGGCTGGCCTGAGTTACAGACAAACTTGCTCTGTTCATCGTAGTATATGGATTCTCCCCCAACAGCAGTGAGAACGATGCGGAAGACGATGAGCACGGTGAGCCACAGCTTCCCCACGAAGGTGGAGTGGTTGTGGATCTCCTCCAGCAGCCGCGTGAGGAAGCTCCAGCTCATGGTGTCGCTGGACAGTGGGGCAGACAGTGTCCCTCTCTCACCTGCTCACAGACTCTGGAGACAgtaaagaagggagaaaggggaaCACAAAAGGGAGACAGGAAGACAATATGAGTTCACAATAAATTCTTCcactaaaatgtataaaacaattcaaaatgtGATCAAAGCAATTAGTAAGATTTCTCAgaatttttatgtaattttagcAGCAAGTTGTGAAAACAGGTGACAAAATAATTGTCTTAATTGAACCGAGTTCTTAGGCAATCAATATCCTTCATTTGATCTGTTGCTTACagtatacatgcacacatagagTTTAGAGCTCAGTGCCTCAGTGAGGTTGCCGTCAAGTTCGAGCTTTTTAGGGAATTAGAAGACCAAACAGGGTGGAAAGAGGATATCGGTATTAAAAAATACCATcaagcagcactgagaaggcAGTGAAATAATCCAAATAGGGAATCCGCTAtcaccaaatacacacacactttatttaacAGCCTATCTCTTTTTGAAGAAATAAATCCTCTTAGTGAGCCTTCTTCTGTGTGAGGTGCAGTTTCTGGATTGTATTAACTTGACTGGTTTGTTCTGGTTGGGAGGTAAATGGcattgtgctgtgctgtgtcgtgctcatatgcatgtgtgtgtgggtgcatttGAGCACGCTTTAGGAAGAGGGACATGTTGCCTATGTAGGTTAGGTCTGGGCTCCAGGCAGTCCATTCAAACCAGCAGAATCAGCAGGTGGCCGGGCACAAACCATTGGAGCGGGGAGTTAGACAGCAGACCCACATTAGCTCAGGCAGTGGAGCTGAACCCAAACACTGCTGTCCCTCAGGGCGGCTTTGGGGGATGAATATGACACCTCCACAGATCTCTCCCCCTTATGAAGCCGCAATAGTGCATGGCTTATTGTCAGCTAGACTGAGAGGAAAATCCAACCATGAATACTAGCTTAGGTTCGGTTTAAAGGGCTTCCAGGGACGATATCCTTACCAAGCAGGTTGAGAGCTTAGTCGAAACTGGAGGTGGAGCTGCAGCTACAGCGAGAGGGAAAATTTAGCTGTAGGAGACAAGCAGGAGCTCCCAGCCCTCTGTTTTGTGTCTCCAGTAGAAGTGGAGAGGGCGGGAATGTTTTGAAGAAGGCTTGTGATGAAGCATGTGTCTAGTATTGATCACTCTGACCATATAAGGACAAAGCTGGGACACAGGAGGTAGATCTCAGGAATTctctgtatgtacagtacatgcagtCCAGTACGAGTATCACCGGCATACAGCAATCAGTCTAAGCGGTAAAGTCTTTGTGTTGAGAGTGCAAACTGTGACTGTCTGTGACCGTCATGTATGAGTAAGCAGCACGTGGCCAGAGCAGAGTGAGAGGCTGCCACAAGCACACAGAGTCATAGCAGTGTCCTTCCATGGTCAAGCTCGGTCTGACTTTTCCCACATTACATCATTGCATTTCTTTATATAACTCTTACTCTGCTCCACAGTTGTCCTTTCGCTAATAATTTCCAGATTCAATTGCACTCAAACAGTCAGCTGCAAAGATTAAACTGCTTTGATATGAGTTTTTCTACCTCACCTGCACATTAAGCATATATTTTCTATGTTGTATTTTCTATGATCAGTGCTTTCTTTTTGGATAACTTATTTGACTTTCTGGCTATTCATAATGTTAAAGATGACATGCATTTCTATTGTTTCCCTTTAAAAGTcttcatttttagttttagtttttgaaACTGACATTGTTGTCCAGCTACATTCTGATGTGTTTACTGTGGGAAAAGATGAATTTCAAACGGTGCTTTCAAACTTGTGCGAGTGGATCTGCACACTCTCTACTCTAATGCATGTCTACACAGATGTCTTAATACAAATATCTCTATATTTTTGTCTGTCATGTTTGGTATATATCTATGGATTTTTACAATACTCAGCTGCAGaacaacatttttgtttaatccTGGAGTCAAACCTGCCGAAAATGTTTCAAAACAGTCATATTTTAGGCATGAACACTCCAGAAACAGTCTTTGCAAATTCACTAGACATAGAGGAACTTAAATGAaactttgttcttcttttcatAGTAGTTTCCGTACCAGTAGCTGTCATAAACCCTCCTGACCAGGAAAGACGCTCCAGCCCAGGCACACAGCTGCCTGGACTTTATACTCCTGCTACCTTAGCTACATATAACCTGGCACTTTGCTTTCTCATCCAATTTATGTCTGCGTGAGCTAGTGGGGCAGTTAGGGGTAAGAAGCTGACTCTGTGCATTAAGTTACCAGGATGAGTCAGCCTCCTGAATAgcaccacacagacacagcagacaGGCCTCCTGCCCGTTACTCTGAGATAAACAATGAACAGCAAATTGGCGGAAATCATGTCACAcgtgaaaacataaaaaaaacgcACCAGATTTTGGTTCCAAAgtaagaaaaaggaaacaaatccACTTTATTTCTACTTTGATTTTATATAATAGGAGACTACTATTGAGCTACGAAATAAGTCACATTCAGGATCAGTGGCTCAATAACCACAAGTCCAGAAGGTCATGACTGTGTAATTGAGGGTCTCTTTGATACTTCTGAATCAATGACATGGCCCACAGCCCTACCAGCATAGcacaaggtcaaaggtcaaaaagGTCATGTCCGGAGGGGCAAACTCTCCACATCACAACTTCACATGCAGACTCAAACAGACAGTTAATATTACAGTTAGCATCACTGGAGGGATGCCCTCAGTCACTGGCTCCCATCCCTACGGGATCCACACTCACATACAGATGCGCGcgcgtgtgcacacacacacacacacacacacacacacacacacacacacacacacacacacacacacacacacacacacacacacac
This window contains:
- the gjc1 gene encoding gap junction gamma-1 protein isoform X1 codes for the protein MSWSFLTRLLEEIHNHSTFVGKLWLTVLIVFRIVLTAVGGESIYYDEQSKFVCNSGQPGCENVCYDAFAPLSHVRFWVFQIILVAMPSLMYMGYAVNKIARLDEAKGGAGSAAVRTGGGGYTHRKPRKICFGARQHRGIEEAEEDQEDDPMIYEVPEMDLPKRPRDPLQPAPRPKVRHDGRKRIQDEGLMRVYVLQLVIRTVLEAGFLAGQYLLYGFRVMPVFVCSGKPCPHSVDCFVSRPTEKTIFLRIMYGVTVLCLTLNIWEMLHLGIGTICDILRRRRCPPQEDEYQLGLLGTTGGVEGSVGGTGQEAGSEGGVGGDGAADYVGYPFSWNTPSAPPGYNIVVKPEQMPYTDLSNAKMACKQNRANIAQEEQQQFGSNEDNFPTGGEARVALNKDMIQQAHEQLEAAIQAYSQQHRAEEQLGDNQDDKPQSNIIQAQPQPQAQTQKERKHRLKHGKGGSSGGGSSSNSSSSKSGEGKPSVWI
- the gjc1 gene encoding gap junction gamma-1 protein isoform X2 translates to MSWSFLTRLLEEIHNHSTFVGKLWLTVLIVFRIVLTAVGGESIYYDEQSKFVCNSGQPGCENVCYDAFAPLSHVRFWVFQIILVAMPSLMYMGYAVNKIARLDEAKGGAGSAAVRTGGGGYTHRKPRKICFGARQHRGIEEAEEDQEDDPMIYEVPEMDLPKRPRDPLQPAPRPKVRHDGRKRIQDEGLMRVYVLQLVIRTVLEAGFLAGQYLLYGFRVMPVFVCSGKPCPHSVDCFVSRPTEKTIFLRIMYGVTVLCLTLNIWEMLHLGIGTICDILRRRRLGGDGAADYVGYPFSWNTPSAPPGYNIVVKPEQMPYTDLSNAKMACKQNRANIAQEEQQQFGSNEDNFPTGGEARVALNKDMIQQAHEQLEAAIQAYSQQHRERKHRLKHGKGGSSGGGSSSNSSSSKSGEGKPSVWI